A window of Acidimicrobiales bacterium genomic DNA:
CGTTGGTGAAGAGGTCGCGCAGGTCGTCGACGCCGTGGCGGGCTGCGGCGAGCCGGTCGATGCCGAACCCGAAGGCGAAGCCCTGCCACTCCTCCGGGTCGACCCCGCAGTTGCTCAGCACGTTGGGGTGGACCATGCCGCAGCCGCCCAGCTCCAGCCAGGTGCCGTCGGGGCGCTGGATGTCGAACTCGGCCGACGGCTCGGTGAAGGGGAAGTACGACGGCCGCAGGCGCGACGTGAAGTCGCCGCCGAAGTAGGCCTTGGTGAAGGCGTCGATGGTGCCGGCGAGGTCGGCGAACGTGATGTCGCGGTCGACCACCAGCCCCTCGATCTGGTGGAACACCGGCATGTGGGTGGCGTCGGCGGTGTCGGAGCGGAACACCCGCCCCGGCATCACCGAGTAGTACGGCGGCGGGCCGGCGGACATCACCCGCACCTGCACGGGCGACGTGTGCGTCCGCAGCAGCGTGGAGCCCGGCTTGCCGAAGTCGACGTAGAGGGTGTCGTACATGTCGCGCGCCGGATGGCCCTCGGGGAAGTTGAGGGCGCCGAAGTTGTGCCAGTCGGTCTCCACCTCGGGCCCCTCGGCCACCGTGAAGCCCATGCCGAGGAACACGTCCTCCAGCTCCTCGATCGCCTGGGTCACCAGGTGGATGTGGCCGCTGCCGGGGCCGGGGAGCACCTCGGTGAGGTCGAGCCGGTCGGCTTCCAGGGTGGCGCGCCGGGCGTCGATCTCGAGGGCGGCCCGCCGCTCCGACAATGCCTGGGTCAACGTGTCGCGGGCGGCGTTGACGGCCTGGCCGACGACCCGGCGCTCGTCGGGCTCGAGCTTGCCGACCGCCTGCCGCAGCCCCGCCAGCGGTGACCTCTTGCCCAGCAGCTCGCTCTCGAGGGTGCGCAGCTCGTCGAGCGAGCCCAGCTTGGCGATGCGCTCGAGCGCATCCTCCTGGATCTTCTCGACGTCGCGGGAGAGGTCACTCATCGTTGGCTGAATCCTTGTCGCGGTTGCGGCGCTGTCGCAGGGCCTCGAAGCACACGATGGTGCCAGCCATCCCGACGTTGAGCGACTCAATTGGGCCGCGCATCGGGATCGTGACCTTCTCGTCGACGAGCGACTCGACGGTGGGCGGGAGACCGTGCGCCTCGCTGCCCACGACAACGGCCGACGGTACCGCATAGTCGACGGTGTCGTAGGCAGTGCCCCGGCGGGCCACCAGGCCGACGGTCCGGACGCCCGAGGCCCGGAGGTCCCGCAGCGTCACGACGGCTCCGGCGGCCCGCACCGTGGGGACGCGGAAGAGCGAACCGGCCGACGCCCGCACGCACTTGGGGTTGTAGGGGTCGACCGAGTCGTCGCAGAAGACCACCAGGTCGACACCCGACGCGTCGGCGGAGCGCAGGAGGGTGCCGGCGTTCCCGGGGTCGTTCACCCCCACCGCGACCAGCGCCAGCTGCGGCGTCCCCAACGGTGGGTCGGCGGGCATGCGGGCGATGGCGGCGACGTCCCGGGGGTGGGTGGGGTCGGCGTTCTTCTCGAACATCGCCGGCTGCACCTGGTGGACGACGACACCCTGTGACGCCGCCCGGTCGAGCAGCTGGGGGTACGCCGTCAGCACCGCCACCACGTCGGTGATCTCCACGTCGGCCGCCAGCGCCTCGGCCAGCAGCGTCGGGCCGTCGATCACGAACGCACCCGCCTCGGTACGCGCACTGCGGCGCCTCGAGAGGCGCCGCAGCTGCTGCAGGATCTCGCGTGAGCCCAAGTGGCTAGGCCGAGGCGGGGGTCGCCTCGGCGTGCTCCTCCAGGGCCTCGTTGGCGATCGTGACGAGGGTGGTGAACGCCGCCGCGTCCGTGACGGCCAGATCCGCGAGCACCTTGCGGTCGACCTCGACATCCGCCAGTCGCAGGCCGGCGACGAACCGGCTGTAGGAGGTGTCGTTCAGGCGGCAGGCCGCGTTGATGCGCTGGATCCACAGGCGCCGGAAGTCGCCCTTGCGGGCCCGGCGATCGCGGAACGCGTAGCGCCCGCTGTGCATGACCTGCTCGTTGGCGGCGCGGAACGAGCGGCTCTTGTTGCCGTAGTAACCCTTGGCACGCTCAAGCGTTGTCCGACGCTTCTTCTTGGCGTGGACGGATCTCTTCACCCGGGCCATCGGGCTGTCCTTTCGTCGTGGGGGATGCGTTCGTGCTCAGGCAGCCGACGGGGTCAGCGGCGCCCGAGCAGGCGGTTGATGCGGAGCTCGTCGCCAGCGGCCAGGCCGGTCTCCCGGTTCAGCCGGCGCGTGCGCTTCGACGGCTTCTTCTCCAGCATGTGGCTCATGTTCGCCTGGCGGCGCCGCAGCTTCCCGGTGCCTGTGACCTTGAAGCGCTTGGCGGCGCCGCGATGCGTCTTCATCTTCGGCATGTCAGTTCACTCTTCGCTCGTCGTTGCGGTCGTGCTTGCGGTGGCGGCCGACCCGTTGGTCTCGGGCGCCACTGCCGGCTCGGGCGTCTCAGGCGTCTCGGGCGTCTCGGATGTTTCGGGCGCCGGGTTCTCGGCCGTCGAGCTCTCGGGTGTCGGGTTCTCGGCCTGGCGCCGGGCCCGCTCGGCCGCGGCTTGCGCCTTGCGATCGGGCGCCATCACCATCGTCATGTTGCGACCGTCGATGCGGGGCATGATCTCGACCCGACCCACCTCGGCCACGGCCTCGACCACTTCGTCGAGGATCCGCTTGCCGAGCTCCGGGTGGTGCATCTCGCGCCCCCGGAAGGTCAGCGTGACCTTCACCTTGTGGCCGTCGTGGAGAAACCGCTCGACCTTGCGGGTCTTGGTGTCGAAGTCTCCCCTGGAGATCTTGGGCCGGTACTTCATCTCCTTGATGGAGACGCTCGACGCCTTTCGCCGGGACTCCTTGGCCTTCTGTGCGGCCTCGTACTTGTACTTGCCGTAATCCATGATCCGGCAGACAGGTGGGTTGGCTTGAGCCGCCACCTCTACCAGGTCGAGGTCGAGCTCGCGGGCACGTGCCAAGGCTTCGGGCAACGGACGGATCCCGATCTGAGAACCATCCGCGCCGACTAGGCGTACTTCACGGGCCCGGATCCGATCGTTGATCCGCGGCTCGCTGTTGGACGGCGTAGCTATCGCCGGTCACTCCTCATGAATGCGCAGGCACCTCCGTACGCTGGTTGCTTTGTCTAGGTCTCCGAGCGCCGCGCAATCGCCTTAGAAAAGCAAAAGCGCGGACGCCGGGGAAGCCGACATCCGCGATGCAGACTGGCGCCTGCGGCGTTGACGCGACCCGAGCGCACCTCAGAGGTGGCCGGGTGGGGACCTGCTCGCTGTCGGGCGGGTCCCGCTTCCCGTGAAGTTGTGGGCGCGTAGGGTACCAGCGACCGTAGGTGGCACGACAACCCGTCACCGACCTGTCATGACAGCGCACCCAACCTCGGGAAGAAGACAATGACCCTGTGGACCCCCTCCGGCGAGCATCCCGTCGACCGCCAGCCCTCCGCGCCACCCAGCGAGCCGGCGTCGCCGTCGGGCCCTCCGGGCGCGGACGAGCCGTCGCTGGAGGACCTGCCGCCGGAGCAGCGCGCCCAGGTCGAGGAGATGAACCGGCAGATGGAGGCCGCCCAGCAGCAGATGCTGTCGCTGCCGGCGGGTGTCGTCGTCGGGCAGCAGGCCATGCAGTTCTACGAGCTGTCGGCGCTCTACCTGTCACAGCAGCCGCCACGGCTCGACGAGGCCCGCATCGCCATCGACGCTCTGGCGGGCGTGGTCGAGAAGCTGGGCGAACGGCTCGGTGAGGCCGAGCAGCCGGTGCGGCAGGCGCTGAACCAGCTCCAGCTGGCGTTCGTCCAGGTCGCCCGGCAGGCAGGTGTGCCGGAGGGTGAGAGCGAGGGGTGACGCGGGCCGGTTGGAAGGCGATCGCCGCCGTCGGTGCAGTAGCCGCGGCAGTTCTCGTCGGTGTCGTCCGCGGCGCCACCGACGGCACCGACGGCACCGACGGCACCGACGGCACCGAGGCCGAGGATGCCGGCAACCTGGACGTGCCGCTCGACCTGGTGGTGCTGGGCGACTCGTTCGTCGAGCACTCCCGGGACCAGATCGGGGCCTACGCCGAGGCGCAGGGGCTCGACGCCGAGGTGATGGGCCTGGGCGGCACGGCGATCTGCAACTGGGAGGAGCAGCTGCAGGACCACGCCGCCGACCCGCCCGCGGTGATGGTGATCTCGTTCGCCGGCAACGACCTCCCCCACACGTGCTTCAACCCGACCGACGAGTCGCGCGACGCCGCCACCGTCGCCGCGGGCTACCGGGAGGCGCTCGACGAGGTGGTGGCGCTGTTCGACGACGCCGGGAGCGAGCTGTACGCGGTGGTGCCGCCGCCGATCCGCGACGTGCAGTTCGAGGAGCGGGCCGCGGCGATGCGGGTGATGTACGCCGAAGCCGCCGCCGACCTCCCGTCGCTGCACCTGATCGACAGCGCCACCCAGCTCGACCCCGACGGCACCGGGTTCCACGAGTCGCTCCCCTGCGCGCCGTGGGACACCGACTGCCCCGCGACCGGCGAGGTGGTGGTCCGCCAGACCGACGGCATCCACGTCACCCCGGCCGGCGCCGAGCGCTACGCCCGGGCGATCGTCGACGGGCTCAGCTGAAATTGCGTCGATCTGCCCGCTCCATGCGGGTTTTCGAACGCAATTTCGGGGGGTCGTGCGGTCAGCCGGCCTCGATCCGGGCGGCTTCCCAGCGACCCATCGGGCCGGCCACCACCTGGAACCGCACCCGCTCCCCCACCGAGATCGTGCGGGTGCCGTCGGCGATGGCGGTGCAGTGGAACGGCAGGTCCGCCCCGTCGGCGGTCGTGATCGCCCCGAGGCCGCGGGGCTCGTCGAACGACGACACCACGCCCCGGCCCGCGTCGAAGGCTCGCAGCGCCATCGGCATCGGCATCGGCGTCAATGGACGATCTTGGACAGCGGGAGCTCGATCAGGTCGGAGGCGCCGGCGTCCTTGAGCGCCGGGATCAACGTGTTGATCTGCGACTTCGCCACCACGGCCTCGATCGCGTAGCCACCGTCGACACCGAACAGCTTCGACACCGTGGGCGACTTCATCGCCGGCATCAGCTTGGTGACCTCGTCCAGGTCGTCCTCGCCCACGTTCAGCTTCACCAGCACCTTCCCCCGGGCCTCGAGCACGCCGTCGAGCAGCACCTTGATCTGCTCCATGGCCTTGCGCTTCGCCGGGTCCTCGTAGGCCGCCGGGTTGGCGACCAGCTCGGTGTAGCTGTGCAGGATCTCGTCGATGATCTTCAGGCCCGCGGCCCGCAGCGCCCGGCCCGTCTCGGTGATGTCGACGATGCAGTCGACGATGTCGGGCACCTTCGCCTCGGTGGCCCCGTAGCTCAGGCGGATGTCGGCCTTGATGCCCTTGCTCTCGAAGTAGCGGCGGGTGATCTCCGGGTACTCGGTGGAGACGCGCACGCCGTCGGGCAGGTCGCCCACGTAGGTGATGGGGCTGTCACTGGGCACGGCCACCACGATGCGGATCGGCAGGGCCGTCGCCTTGGAGTACTGCATCTCGCCCAGCGAGACGACGCCGGCGCCGGTCTCCTCCACCCAGTCGCGGCCGGTGATGCCCAGGTCGAACAACCCCTCGGCCACGTAGCGGGGGATCTCCTGGGGGCGCAGGATGCGGACGTCGTCGATGCGGGGGTCGGCGATGTTGGCGCGGTAGTCGACCGATCCGGACCGGCTGACGTTGAGGTCGGCCGCCTCGAACAGCGCCAGCGTGGCCTTCTCGAGGGAACCCTTGGGGAGCACGAGCTTCAGCACGGTCTGCCACCGTACGCGCTGGGCAACCTGTTCAGGAGCCCTTTCTCAACGAGTTCTGAACGTCACGAAGCGTAGGTGGACGCCAGACGGGCCATCTCGACGGCCACCCAGGCCGCCTCCTCGCCCACGTTGTGGCCGCCCTCACCCTCGGATCGGGCGAGCGCCTGCTCCTCGTTCTCGACGGTCAGCACGCCGAAGCCGACCGGGACGCCGGTCGACAGCTGCACCTGCTGGATGCCGGCGGCGCACTCCCCCGCCACGATGTCGTAGTGGGTGGTCTCGCCCCGCACGACGGTGCCGATGCAGACGACCGCGTCGACCCGGCCGGAGGTCGCCAGCACCCGGGCGCCGAAGGGGATCTCGAAGGAGCCGGGGACCGACACCTCCACGATGTCGGGCTCCAGCACCCCGGTGCCGAGGAGGCCCCGGCGCACGCCGTCGGCCAGGCGGTCGACCACATGGGAGTTCCAGCGGGCCCGCACGATGCCGACGCGCAGGCCCTTGCCGTCGACGCCGTCAGGCGTCCCCGCCCGCCTGTCGCCGGTTGCCATCAGCCGATCCTCCCCGAAACCTCGACACAGGTGGCGCCATAGCGACCGTTCCTGTCGAAGTTTCGGGTGGGACGCTCAGAGGACATCGTCGAGGCCTTCCAGGAGGTGCCCCATCCGCTCCCGCTTGGTGCGCAGGTAGGCGATGTTCTCGGGGTTCGGCTGGGTGAGCAGCGGCATGCGGCCGGTGATCTCCAGGCCGAAGCCCTGCAGGCCGCCGTACTTCGACGGGTTGTTGGTCATCAGCCGCATGGTGGTGACGCCCAGGTCGACCAGGATCTGCGCCCCGATGCCGTACTCGCGGCTGTCGACCGGGAGGCCCAGCGCGAGGTTGGCGTCGACGGTGTCGTGGCCGTCGTCCTGCAGCTGGTAGGCCCGCAGCTTGTGGCCGATGCCGATGCCCCGGCCCTCGTGGCCCCGCAGGTAGACGACCGCGCCCAGGCCCTCCTCGCCGATCCGCTGCATCGACTCGGCCAGCTGGGGACCGCAGTCGCAGCGCATCGAGCCGAAGACGTCGCCGGTGAGGCACTCGGAGTGCACCCGCACCAGCACGTCCTCCTCGCCCTGGAGGGCGCCCTTCACGAACGCCAGGTGCTCGGTGCCGTCGAGCGTCGAGCGGTAGGCGTAGCAGGTGAACTCGCCCCACTCGGTGGGGACGCGGGCCTCGGTGATGCGCTGGACCAGCTTCTCGGTCTGCCGGCGGTAACGGGTGAGCTCGGCGATCGAGATGATCAGCAGCTCGTGCTTGGCGGCGAAGCGCTCCAGCTCGGGGAGCCGCGCCATGTCGTCCTTCTTCTCGTTCACCAGCTCGGAGAGGACGCCCGCCGGGTAGAGGCCGGCCATGCGGGCGAGGTCGATCGACGCCTCGGTGTGGCCGGCGCGCTTGAGGACGCCGCCGTCGCGGGCTTCGAGAGGGAAGATGTGGCCGGGGCGCAGCAGGTCGGCGGGACGGGTGCTCGGGTCGACCAGGGCGTTGATCGTAGCGGCCCGGTCGTAGGCGGAGATGCCCGTGGTCGTGCCGTGGCGGTAGTCGACCGTGACCGTGAACGCGGTGCGCATGCTCTCGGTGTTGTCGACCACCATCAGCGGCAGGTCGAGCTCCCGGGCCCGCTCCGACGTGACCGGGGCACAGATGACGCCGGAGGTGTGGTGCAGGAAGAAGGCGATCTTCTCCGGCGTCGCACACTCCGCCGCCATGATGAGGTCGCCCTCGTTCTCGCGGTCCTCGTCGTCGACGACGATGACGATCTCACCGCGGCCGACCGCGGCGACGGCGTCTTCGATCTTGGCGAACGGCATTGGCTCTCGGCCCTCCCGTCTGGCTCCGGCCCGATCAGCCCTGATCGGTGCCGGGCTCTGTGGCGTCATCCTGCCAGGTGAGCAGGCGTTCGACGTACTTCACGGTGACGTCGACCTCGAGGTTCACCTGGTCGCCCTCGGCGCGGCGGCCGAGGGTGGTGACCTCCATGGTGTGGGGGATGACGGCGACCGTGAAACCGTCGTCGAGGACGTCGACCACGGTGAGGCTCACGCCGTCGACGGTGATCGACCCCTTCTCCACGATGTAGCGGAGCAGCTCCCGGGGCATGCGGACGGCGAGGTCCGGGGCCGGGTGGGTGACCTCGCCGACGCCGTCGACGTGGCCCTGCACGATGTGGCCGCCGAGGCGGTCCTGCACCCGGACGGGGCGCTCGAGGTTCACGCTGTCCTTGGGCCGGCGGACGCCGAGGGTGGTGCGCTTCAGCGTCTCGTCGCTGAGGTCGGCCTCCCACCAGCCCTCGCCCTGGGCCACGACGGTGATGCACACGCCGTCGACCGCGATCGAGTCGCCGATGTGGGCGTCGTCCAGCACCTTGCGGGCGGCGATGCGGATGCGGCCGCCGTCTCGCGACGCAACCTGGCCCATCTCCTCGACAATGCCGGTGAACATCAGTTGGGCTCCTCGCCTCGGCCCTGGCCTGTGCCCGACGGGCCAGGCTCCACGTCGATACGGATGTCGTCTCCCAGCTTGGTCACGGCCGTGATGTGTCCGCGCCAGACGTCCGCCATCGTGGCGGCTCCGCGGCCATTGAACAACCCGACGGCGTCTCTTCCTCCGAAGAGGGCGGGCGCCAGGTAGAGGACGTAGCGGTCGACCAGGCCCCGGTGGTGGAAGGACGCCGCCACCGTGGCGCCGCCTTCGACGAGGAGCTGGAGGACGCCCCGATCGCCGAGGTCGTCGAGCACGGGGCCGAGGTCGCCTTGCAGTTCGAGGGCGGGGTGGACCTTGGCGTCCGCGGGTGCGTGGCCGAGGACGACCCTGATCGGGTCCTTGCCGGGGGCGTCGCGGACGGTGAGCTCCGGGTCGTCGGCGCGGACGGTGCCGGCGCCGACCAGGACGGCGTCGCTCTCGGCTCGCAGGTGGTGGACGTCCTTACGGGCCTCGGGACCGGTGATCCAGCGGCTGGTGCCGTCGGGGGCCGCCGTGCCGCCGTCGAGGGTGGCCGCCAGCTTGAGGACGACGTAGGGGCGGCCGGTGGTCCGGTGCGTGATGTAGGGCAGGAGCTGTCGGGTGACGGTGGCCGCCTCGACGCCGGTCGACACCTCGATGCCGGCCTTCCGGAGGCGGGCGATGCCCTGGCCCGCTACCTTCCAGTCGGGGTCCTGGATGGCGACGACGGCTCGCCCGATCTGCGCCTCCACGAGGGCGTCGGCGCAGGGTGCGGTGCGGCCCAGGTGACTGCAGGGCTCAAGGGTGGTGTAGGCGGTGGCACCGCGGAGGTCGGCCTGCTCGTTCCGGGCGTCGGCGATGGCGACCGCCTCGGCGTGGGGGCCGCCGGGAGGTTGGGTGGCGCCCTCGAAGGTGCGGCCGTCCGCGGTGACGATCACGCAGCCGACCCAGGGGTTGGGTGCCGTGGTGGTCCGCACTCCGGCGGCCAGCTCGACGGCCCGCTGCATGTGGCGCGTGTCGCGGTCTTCGTCGACCATCGTCCGCAGCCTAAGGGTCGCCTCCACGCCCAGAATTAGAACACGTTCTAATTCCGCCGTCTAGTGGGGGCGGCCACCGGTGAGGAGATCGAGGGCGTGGGGCACCACGTCGATCACGGAGTCGACGCACTCGACGGCGCCCTTGCTGGAGCCGGGGACGTTGAGGACCAGCGTGTGGCCCAGGGTGCCGGCGGCGCCCCGGGACAGGCGGCCGAGGGGGCTCACCAGGCGCATGGCCTCGGCTAAGCCGGGTGCTTCCCGCTCGAGGACCTCCTTGGTGCCCTCGGGCGTGAGGTCACGGGGGCCGAAGCCGGTGCCGCCGGTGGTGACCAGCAGGCCGGCGAACCCGTCGCTCATGTCCTGGATGGCCCCGGCCACGCTCTCGACGCCGTCGGCGACGACCTGCTGGTCGACCACGTCGAACCCGGCGGCGCGGAGGTGGGCGCCGAGCGCCGCGCCCGACTTGTCCTCCCGGGTGCCGGCGACGACGCCGTCGGACACCGTGAGCACCTTGGCCTGCCAGGTCATGCGTCGTCGGCCCTCTGTGCGTCGAGCTGCTTCACCAACGTCTTGGTGGCGACGGCCCGGTAGCTCTCGTCGATCCAGTCGCGGTAGAGGTCGACGGGGTCGTCGTCGCCCTGGAACCGCACGCTCACCCACCCGGCCCTGCCCAGCCCGTACCCGGTCGGCTCGGCGCCCAACGACAGCGCCTCCTCCGCCGACTCCGGCAACTTCACGGAGAACCCTTCCTCCCCGAGGAAGACGAAGATCTTCTTCCCCACCTTCACCACCGTGTCCCCCCACGGATGATCCTCCCAGGCCCCGGGAAACCCCAACGCCTCCCCCATCAACGTCTCCCTGACCTCACGCACCCGCCGGAGCCTAACTACACGGGTCGCCTGGTCATGGTTGGTATCATTGGTGATACCAACCCGTGAGGAGATCGTGATGGCCATGACGCTTCGGCTGACCGACGAGGAGATGCAGGCCCTGCGGGCGCAAGCCGAGAACGAGGGCCGCTCCATGCAGGACGTCGCCCGCACGGCGATCGTCAACCACCTCCACGCCACCCGCGTCGCCAAGAGCGCGGCCCGGGGCGCCGAGCGCTACGCGGAGCTGCTCGAGCGGCTCGGCGATGCCTGAGGTCGTCCATCTGACTGCCGGGGACCTCGTCCTCATCGCGGCACCGGCGACGGGAGCACCAGGTGTCGTCCGTGACTACGGGTTGCTCGACGCCGCTGCGAACCGGCCGCGGGCCAGCGCCTTCGGGCAGGACGCCTATCCATCGCTGCACCTCAAGGCCGCCGCCCTCCTGCAGTCGCTCCTGATGAACCACCCGCTGGTGGACGGGAACAAGCGACTGGCATGGCTGGCAACGGTCGTCTTCTACGACCTCAACGGCCACGAGCTGGACGCTCCGACCGGCGAGGCGTTCGACTTCGTCCTGTCGGTGGTCACCGAGCACCTCGATGTCGACGCCATCGGAGCGCAGCTGGAGAAGTGGGCCGGCGGGCGGTGAGTCAGCGGGGGTTGGTGCGGTCGACGTTCCAGTGGCGGGAGGTGGCGGCGAGGAGGGTGTCGGCGCGCCAGGTGAGGGCGACGCGGGAGATGGTGCGTTGGCCGCCCTCGAAGTCGCCGTAGAGGAGGTCGACCATCATCCGGGAGCGGGCGGCGATGGCCTGGCTGAGGGCCTGGCGGTCGGGGTCGTCGGGGTCGCGGATGGCTCCCTGCCAGAACCCGAAGTCGCCCGGGGCGATGTAGAGGTCCCGGGTCAGGCGGCGGAACTCGTCGACCGGGGTCGGTGGGGTGGCCATGTCGACGAACGGGAACACATGCCAGGCGTCGAGCACCGCCACACCGGCACCGACGTTGCGGAGCCCGGCGGCCAGGTAGATCACGCCGTCGATCTCCTCCAGCACACCCTGCCCGCCGAGCACCCTGGCGTAGTGCTCGTCCATCCACATGACCTTCTCCGGCGGGTCCTGCAGCCGGGACGCCAGCAGCAGCGGACGGAGGCCGGCCTGCATCGCCGTCTCCGCCACCCGCGCCGCCCGGTTGGCCGACCGGGTCGACGCGAACGTCGCCACGGCCAGCACCAACGTCCCGCCCGCGGTTGCCAGTGATGCCGTCGTCGACCAGTCAGCCACGCCCGGAAGGCTACGGGGCGGGCTCCTCCGGTTGGACGAGGAAGACGTTGGGGGCGAGCTCCTCGCGGGGAATGTCGGAGTTCAACGAGATGACGTCGCCGAGGGTGACCCGGTAGTCGATGGCGTAGAGGTCACGGATGCGGCGCAGGCTGGGATCGTTGCCGTAGAAGAACCGGTCGCCGTCGCGCAGCGCCTGGAACTGCCGGGCCCAGATCACCCGCTGCAGCTCGCCCAGGTCCGACCCCGGGGCATGCGGCTCGGCGACCATGCCGACGAAGGCGTCGACCCGGTCGACCGAGCCGTAGATCGACTTCAGCCGCGCGGCCAGCGGCGTCCGCCGCACACCGGTGACGCCGGAGCCCTCCATGGCGACCTCGTCGGCGGGGTCGATCGCGACGCCCTCGCCGTCGAGGACCTGCACGAAGTCGAGGCTGTCCGGGTCGTCGACCTCGGCGCCCGGGGTGAGCTCCGGATCGACGGGGAACGACTCGGTCGACTCGCCCGTGATCTCGGCGAACGTCCGCCTCGGCGCCAGCCCGTAGGCCTCCCGCAGCTCGTTGTAGCTGGGCATGCCGTGGTCCCGGCCCCGCTGGACGTCGAGCGCCCCCAGGTCGACCACGCCCTGGAAGCACTCGGGCAGGCCCTCGCCGTCGAGGCACCCCGGGTTGCCCGGCGTCGGGATCTGGAACAGCACGCTGCGCAGCTGGTTGTCGATCATCTCGTCGTTGCGGTACTCGGCCTCGAGCCCGATCCCCTGCAGCACCGGCCCCAGCTCCAACTGGCTCACGAGGTCCGGGTTGAAGAAGGCGACGTTGAGCGGGATGACGACCTCGACCTCGCTGCCGTCCTCGCTCGGCACCACCTCGATGCCGGAGGCCTCGAACGCCTCCACCTCCTCGGGCGTGTAGCGGGCGGCGTCGGCCTCCAGCTCCAGCTCGCCGTGGATCATGCTGTGCGCCCGGTAGCCGACGGTGGCGAACTCGTTGGTGAGCGCCGCGTTCACCCGCGGGTCGTAGCCCCGGTAGCGGGGCAGGCGGACGCCCATCGCCGGGAGGAACTCGTTGTAGGTGATGTACTGCTGCTCGGCGATCACCACCCGGCGGGCGATCTGGAACTTCATCTCCTCGGTCAGCTGGCGCGGCAGCAGCGCCACGATCCGGTTGTGCTCGCGGGCGAACAGCGTCTGGGTGGCCTGGAGCGCGATGTTCTCGTTGGCCCGGGCGTCGCCGGCGACGACGGCGTGCTCGGGTGTGCCCATGAGGCGGCCCTGCACGTCCATCTCGGGAGCGGTGGTGACATCCCCGCGGCTGTCGCGCCGAGGCAGCATCCCCTCGGGCAGCAGCAGGCGGGCGCTGTTGTTGCGCATGTTGCCGTCGACGTTGCCCTCGCGCAGCCACTCGAGCCGGGCGGTGTCCGTGCCGTACACGGAGCCGCCGTCGAGGTACGAGCTGATGGTGTTGACCTGCTCGCGGGGCCGGTCCGGCGAGGTGCCGGTGTCCAGTGCCGCCGCCGAGCGGGTGAACGCCATGCCGCCGAGGTTGTTGGTGAACGACTCCAGCGGGTCGCCGGCGTCGAACGGCAGGTCCTGCTCCTCGCCGTCGCCGTCGCGCAGGCCGACGATGTGGTCGACGAACTGGCCCCAGGTGAAGCCCCACTGGGTGACGCCCGACTCGGAGAACAGGTTCTGGCTGGCGTCGTTGAAGACCCGGTTGCTGAGGTAGCGGACGTCAGGGCCCTCGACCGGGGCGGCGATCCCGTCGGCGTACACGGCCGGCCCGACCCGGGTGTACGGCGTGCCCGCCTGGCCCCACCCGGGGTTACGCCGGTTGTTGCCGCCGCCGTCGAGGCTCTGCACCTCGAAGTCGCGCAGGCGGCCGTTGCTCCAGTGGATCGACGAGGGGTCGTCGTTGGGGCTGACGTGGAGGTCGGAGAGCTGGAACGTCACCGCTCCGGCGGCGACGAGGCCGACGGCGCCGATCGCGATGGACACCCGGCCCCGGCGGGGCGGCCTCCGGCGGGGTGCTCTCCGCCGGTCGCCCGGCCGGGACCGGTGGTCGC
This region includes:
- the pheS gene encoding phenylalanine--tRNA ligase subunit alpha; translation: MSDLSRDVEKIQEDALERIAKLGSLDELRTLESELLGKRSPLAGLRQAVGKLEPDERRVVGQAVNAARDTLTQALSERRAALEIDARRATLEADRLDLTEVLPGPGSGHIHLVTQAIEELEDVFLGMGFTVAEGPEVETDWHNFGALNFPEGHPARDMYDTLYVDFGKPGSTLLRTHTSPVQVRVMSAGPPPYYSVMPGRVFRSDTADATHMPVFHQIEGLVVDRDITFADLAGTIDAFTKAYFGGDFTSRLRPSYFPFTEPSAEFDIQRPDGTWLELGGCGMVHPNVLSNCGVDPEEWQGFAFGFGIDRLAAARHGVDDLRDLFTNDIRFLSQF
- a CDS encoding RNA methyltransferase, with product MIDGPTLLAEALAADVEITDVVAVLTAYPQLLDRAASQGVVVHQVQPAMFEKNADPTHPRDVAAIARMPADPPLGTPQLALVAVGVNDPGNAGTLLRSADASGVDLVVFCDDSVDPYNPKCVRASAGSLFRVPTVRAAGAVVTLRDLRASGVRTVGLVARRGTAYDTVDYAVPSAVVVGSEAHGLPPTVESLVDEKVTIPMRGPIESLNVGMAGTIVCFEALRQRRNRDKDSANDE
- the rplT gene encoding 50S ribosomal protein L20, translating into MARVKRSVHAKKKRRTTLERAKGYYGNKSRSFRAANEQVMHSGRYAFRDRRARKGDFRRLWIQRINAACRLNDTSYSRFVAGLRLADVEVDRKVLADLAVTDAAAFTTLVTIANEALEEHAEATPASA
- the rpmI gene encoding 50S ribosomal protein L35; the protein is MPKMKTHRGAAKRFKVTGTGKLRRRQANMSHMLEKKPSKRTRRLNRETGLAAGDELRINRLLGRR
- the infC gene encoding translation initiation factor IF-3, with the translated sequence MATPSNSEPRINDRIRAREVRLVGADGSQIGIRPLPEALARARELDLDLVEVAAQANPPVCRIMDYGKYKYEAAQKAKESRRKASSVSIKEMKYRPKISRGDFDTKTRKVERFLHDGHKVKVTLTFRGREMHHPELGKRILDEVVEAVAEVGRVEIMPRIDGRNMTMVMAPDRKAQAAAERARRQAENPTPESSTAENPAPETSETPETPETPEPAVAPETNGSAATASTTATTSEE
- a CDS encoding GDSL-type esterase/lipase family protein, with translation MTRAGWKAIAAVGAVAAAVLVGVVRGATDGTDGTDGTDGTEAEDAGNLDVPLDLVVLGDSFVEHSRDQIGAYAEAQGLDAEVMGLGGTAICNWEEQLQDHAADPPAVMVISFAGNDLPHTCFNPTDESRDAATVAAGYREALDEVVALFDDAGSELYAVVPPPIRDVQFEERAAAMRVMYAEAAADLPSLHLIDSATQLDPDGTGFHESLPCAPWDTDCPATGEVVVRQTDGIHVTPAGAERYARAIVDGLS
- a CDS encoding cold shock domain-containing protein encodes the protein MPMPMALRAFDAGRGVVSSFDEPRGLGAITTADGADLPFHCTAIADGTRTISVGERVRFQVVAGPMGRWEAARIEAG
- the hisG gene encoding ATP phosphoribosyltransferase; this encodes MLKLVLPKGSLEKATLALFEAADLNVSRSGSVDYRANIADPRIDDVRILRPQEIPRYVAEGLFDLGITGRDWVEETGAGVVSLGEMQYSKATALPIRIVVAVPSDSPITYVGDLPDGVRVSTEYPEITRRYFESKGIKADIRLSYGATEAKVPDIVDCIVDITETGRALRAAGLKIIDEILHSYTELVANPAAYEDPAKRKAMEQIKVLLDGVLEARGKVLVKLNVGEDDLDEVTKLMPAMKSPTVSKLFGVDGGYAIEAVVAKSQINTLIPALKDAGASDLIELPLSKIVH
- the ribH gene encoding 6,7-dimethyl-8-ribityllumazine synthase, with the translated sequence MATGDRRAGTPDGVDGKGLRVGIVRARWNSHVVDRLADGVRRGLLGTGVLEPDIVEVSVPGSFEIPFGARVLATSGRVDAVVCIGTVVRGETTHYDIVAGECAAGIQQVQLSTGVPVGFGVLTVENEEQALARSEGEGGHNVGEEAAWVAVEMARLASTYAS